A section of the Malania oleifera isolate guangnan ecotype guangnan chromosome 2, ASM2987363v1, whole genome shotgun sequence genome encodes:
- the LOC131148250 gene encoding uncharacterized protein LOC131148250, whose amino-acid sequence MSYHITISEKTKPDLSNGEIEDAPPKLEDGGQVTVDELKEVNLGTSEDPRPTFVVKGQALANFIADHLDPSDWEFKDNLPDEEVFQIDILPPWAIYFDGAARHDGASAGLVFVTSQCKVLPYAFILSELCSNNIVEHQALIIGLQMATDMKILVLKVYGDSQLVIN is encoded by the exons ATGTCATACCACATCACAATTAGTGAGAAAACTAAGCCTGATTTGTCAAATGGTGAAATCGAGGACGCTCCTCCAAAGCTAGAGGATGGCGGCCAAGTCACTGTTGATGAGCTCAAAGAAGTGAACCTTGGCACCTCAGAGGATCCTCGACCTACCTTC GTGGTTAAGGGGCAAGCTCTTGCCAACTTTATAGCAGATCATCTGGATCCATCTGATTGGGAATTCAAAGACAACCTCCCAGACGAGGAAGTATTCCAAATAGACATCTTGCCCCCATGGGCAATATACTTCGATGGAGCCGCACGACATGATGGTGCTAGCGCCGGTTTAGTATTTGTTACTTCTCAATGCAAAGTGTTGCCATATGCATTCATCCTCAGTGAACTATGCTCAAACAACATTGTTGAACATCAAGCATTGATCATTGGCCTCCAAATGGCCACTGACATGAAAATTCTGGTGCTTAAAGTATATGGTGACTCACAACTAGTCATCAACTAG